In Paenibacillus guangzhouensis, a single window of DNA contains:
- a CDS encoding Gfo/Idh/MocA family protein, protein MNKVTAILLGAGDRGARAYGPYAINYPHELQIIAVAEPNEERRVNFMQDHGIPESMAFTDWKDVLNKPKMADVMIICTMDRMHYEPTLKALDLGYHVLLEKPMSPEPRECIEMELAAKRNNRLLIIGHVLRYTSYWSSIKRVLDEGRIGQIASIQLNENVEHMHMSHSFVRGNWSNSDVSSPMILQKSCHDMDVLSWLMNQPCMRISSYGSLMHFNEQNAPAGAPLRCLDGCPAESTCPYHAARYYLGEGKGWARKFTLDTSREGILEALQTNDYGRCVYHSDNNVVDHQVASMEFADGATATFSMCGFTHNQTRTVQIMGTKGEIRGDMENNSFTIYDFLTKEQQTIKVNPGTFGHGGGDEGIVRTFLKEVREYDGGEGLTSASASVRSHLMAFAAEESRLNKGKAIEIDAYYRSFIPEGAV, encoded by the coding sequence ATGAACAAAGTAACAGCAATTCTATTAGGAGCAGGGGATCGAGGCGCTAGAGCTTATGGGCCCTATGCGATTAATTACCCGCATGAGCTGCAGATTATCGCTGTAGCCGAGCCGAACGAGGAACGTAGAGTGAACTTCATGCAAGACCACGGCATTCCGGAGTCAATGGCTTTTACCGATTGGAAGGATGTCCTCAATAAGCCGAAAATGGCGGATGTCATGATTATCTGTACAATGGATCGAATGCATTATGAACCGACGTTAAAAGCGCTCGACCTCGGCTACCATGTGCTGCTCGAGAAACCGATGTCACCAGAACCACGTGAATGCATTGAGATGGAGCTTGCAGCGAAGCGCAACAATCGATTACTTATTATTGGTCACGTACTTCGTTATACAAGTTACTGGTCATCGATCAAACGTGTATTAGATGAAGGTCGAATTGGTCAGATTGCTTCGATTCAATTAAATGAGAACGTAGAGCATATGCATATGTCCCACAGCTTTGTACGCGGTAATTGGAGTAACTCGGACGTATCGAGTCCGATGATTCTTCAGAAATCTTGTCATGATATGGATGTGCTATCTTGGCTCATGAATCAGCCGTGCATGCGAATCAGCTCGTATGGTTCACTCATGCATTTTAATGAACAGAACGCTCCAGCCGGTGCGCCGCTTCGTTGTCTAGACGGATGTCCTGCCGAATCCACTTGTCCATATCATGCAGCACGTTATTATCTAGGTGAAGGCAAAGGATGGGCGCGTAAATTTACGTTAGATACAAGCCGCGAAGGCATTTTGGAAGCGCTTCAAACAAACGATTACGGACGTTGTGTGTACCACTCTGACAATAACGTTGTCGATCATCAAGTGGCATCGATGGAATTCGCAGACGGTGCGACAGCAACGTTCAGCATGTGCGGATTCACACATAATCAGACACGTACCGTACAGATCATGGGAACCAAAGGCGAAATCCGCGGCGATATGGAGAACAACTCGTTTACAATTTATGACTTCTTAACGAAAGAACAACAGACGATCAAAGTGAATCCAGGTACATTCGGACATGGCGGCGGCGATGAAGGCATCGTAAGAACCTTCTTGAAGGAAGTGCGCGAATATGACGGCGGTGAAGGATTGACTTCAGCATCGGCATCGGTACGCAGTCACTTGATGGCATTCGCTGCGGAAGAATCCAGATTAAATAAAGGCAAGGCGATTGAGATTGACGCCTATTATAGAAGCTTCATTCCGGAAGGCGCAGTTTAA
- a CDS encoding ABC transporter substrate-binding protein, whose product MKRIFMLTLLALMVMVAGCSGGGTSSDDGGKTSTSTEGQGQTDSNTTDSKETVTITYAGWGTSGYKDAYAMIVKAFEEKHPNIKIKIEDTPNKQYWQKLETAANGDNLPDVFWMNGPRFMQYAANDMLMPLGTLIKQDNYDMNNYPKSLVDLYTYDGQSYGIPKDFDTIGVWYNKALFDEKKVEYPNASWDWNKMIDAAQKLTDPAKGQWGIAANFDSQGGYYNTIYQAGGYMISDDKKSSGYDKPEAIEGIKFWTDLIHKYKASPTMAQMTDTEALNMFTSGKVAMLWEGSWNAVDFANNDYLKDKIGVAALPKGKQQSVVIHGLGHVMSKNTKHPKEAWEFLKFLGSKEVADIHTKTGVAIPAFNGTQDAWVKSQPNLDLQIFIDQLAYSKPYPVSKYTAKWSGLESDILKKAWSGELSPEEAGKQMAAKMNEALAAE is encoded by the coding sequence ATGAAACGGATTTTTATGCTTACATTGCTTGCACTAATGGTTATGGTCGCTGGTTGTTCAGGCGGCGGCACTTCATCGGATGATGGAGGGAAGACATCAACATCGACGGAAGGTCAAGGCCAGACGGATTCGAATACGACTGATTCGAAAGAGACGGTCACGATCACCTATGCGGGATGGGGTACAAGTGGCTATAAAGATGCCTATGCAATGATCGTCAAAGCTTTCGAAGAGAAACACCCGAATATTAAAATTAAGATCGAAGACACACCGAACAAACAATATTGGCAAAAGCTAGAAACCGCTGCGAACGGCGATAATCTGCCGGATGTGTTCTGGATGAACGGTCCAAGATTTATGCAGTATGCTGCGAATGATATGCTCATGCCGCTCGGTACTCTCATTAAGCAAGACAACTATGATATGAACAACTACCCGAAATCGCTCGTCGATTTGTACACGTATGATGGTCAGTCTTATGGTATCCCGAAGGACTTCGATACGATTGGCGTATGGTACAACAAAGCTCTGTTCGATGAGAAGAAGGTGGAATATCCGAACGCATCTTGGGATTGGAATAAAATGATTGATGCGGCGCAGAAACTAACGGACCCTGCGAAGGGGCAGTGGGGGATCGCGGCGAACTTCGATTCGCAAGGCGGATATTACAATACGATCTACCAAGCCGGAGGCTACATGATTTCTGACGATAAGAAATCTTCAGGCTATGATAAACCTGAAGCGATCGAAGGGATCAAATTCTGGACAGATCTGATTCATAAGTACAAAGCTTCGCCGACGATGGCCCAAATGACGGATACGGAAGCCCTTAATATGTTCACATCCGGCAAAGTCGCAATGTTATGGGAAGGTTCTTGGAACGCGGTTGACTTCGCAAATAATGACTATCTGAAGGATAAAATCGGTGTTGCCGCATTACCGAAAGGCAAGCAGCAATCCGTTGTTATTCATGGTCTCGGTCACGTCATGTCGAAGAATACCAAACATCCCAAAGAAGCATGGGAATTCTTGAAGTTCTTAGGCTCGAAGGAAGTCGCAGATATTCACACGAAGACAGGCGTAGCGATCCCGGCATTTAATGGGACACAGGATGCATGGGTGAAATCCCAACCGAACCTGGATCTTCAAATTTTCATTGATCAATTAGCATACTCCAAGCCTTATCCAGTATCCAAATATACGGCGAAATGGTCAGGACTTGAATCGGATATTCTGAAGAAAGCTTGGTCTGGCGAGCTTAGTCCAGAAGAAGCTGGCAAGCAAATGGCTGCGAAGATGAATGAAGCGCTAGCTGCTGAATAA
- a CDS encoding carbohydrate ABC transporter permease gives MMKRRLSPMKTQEWLWGYIFVAPLILGIAVFYMWPVIQTFYFSFTEWGAFNKYSWSGLKNYERLLQDKVLWGAFRNTLVFVVWSVPLTVIFSIIVAALLNQKVRGLTIYRTLYFLPVVTMPAAVSIVWKWLYNGDYGFINYILSFFHIQGPTWLSDPKFALYAVIVVAVWMAIGNNMIILLSGLQGISSSYYEAAELDGAGPFYKFFNITLPLLTPTIFFVMVMQLISAFQMFDLIFMMIGDKSIAIESAQTVVFIFYKYAFLDNAKGYASTIAIVLLVVILIITAIQMRLQKKWVHYE, from the coding sequence ATGATGAAGCGAAGATTAAGTCCAATGAAAACCCAAGAATGGCTATGGGGATATATTTTCGTTGCACCATTGATACTTGGCATTGCCGTATTTTATATGTGGCCAGTGATTCAGACCTTCTACTTTAGCTTCACGGAGTGGGGCGCATTCAACAAATATTCGTGGAGTGGGCTGAAGAATTATGAAAGGCTCTTACAGGATAAGGTGTTGTGGGGAGCATTCCGAAATACGCTTGTGTTCGTGGTATGGTCTGTCCCCTTAACTGTCATTTTCTCGATCATTGTCGCGGCACTATTGAACCAGAAAGTAAGGGGACTCACAATCTATCGTACGCTCTATTTCTTGCCGGTCGTGACAATGCCAGCGGCGGTGTCGATCGTGTGGAAATGGTTGTATAACGGGGATTATGGATTCATTAACTATATTCTGAGCTTCTTCCATATTCAAGGTCCGACTTGGTTGTCCGATCCGAAATTTGCGCTCTACGCGGTCATTGTGGTGGCGGTATGGATGGCGATCGGGAACAATATGATCATTCTACTGTCGGGATTGCAGGGAATATCCTCGAGCTATTATGAAGCAGCAGAGCTCGATGGTGCAGGACCGTTCTATAAGTTCTTCAATATAACGCTGCCACTGCTCACACCTACGATTTTCTTCGTCATGGTTATGCAGCTCATCAGTGCCTTCCAAATGTTCGATCTGATCTTCATGATGATCGGCGACAAGAGCATTGCAATCGAATCTGCGCAGACCGTGGTGTTTATCTTCTACAAATACGCATTCTTAGACAATGCGAAAGGATATGCATCAACGATCGCAATCGTGCTGCTCGTCGTCATACTGATCATTACTGCCATTCAAATGCGTTTGCAGAAGAAATGGGTTCATTATGAATAG
- a CDS encoding carbohydrate ABC transporter permease, with translation MRATGVRTKNRTKLIIHALLIVGAVLMMIPFVWMLLTSFKSLTESTHVPPVIIPKSFNFDNYSKAMVSLPFKTFYFNTVITTVAKTIGQLFFCSLAAYAFARLSFPGRNILFILCLSVLMVPGQVFIIPQYMIMKQLGWIDSLQALIVPGLFSVFGTFLLRQFFMTIPRELEEAAKLDGCHYIGIYWRVIIPLAKPGLVALAIFTILWSWNDLLWPIIVNTSMDKMPLSAGLAYLQGEHFTNFPVLMAGSILAVWPMILMFLFFQRYFIEGIALTGTKQ, from the coding sequence ATGAGAGCTACAGGTGTACGAACGAAAAATCGGACGAAGTTGATTATTCACGCCTTACTCATTGTTGGCGCCGTTCTCATGATGATCCCCTTCGTGTGGATGCTGCTGACATCATTCAAATCGTTAACAGAATCAACCCATGTCCCACCAGTTATCATCCCGAAATCCTTCAATTTCGACAACTACAGCAAAGCGATGGTCTCGCTTCCGTTCAAGACATTCTACTTCAATACGGTCATTACAACGGTTGCGAAGACGATTGGACAGCTCTTCTTCTGTTCGCTCGCAGCCTATGCATTCGCCCGATTATCTTTCCCAGGGCGCAACATCTTGTTCATCCTTTGTTTATCGGTGCTTATGGTTCCGGGTCAGGTGTTCATTATTCCGCAGTATATGATTATGAAACAGCTTGGTTGGATTGATTCGTTGCAGGCGTTGATTGTACCAGGATTATTCAGCGTGTTCGGCACGTTCCTGCTCCGTCAATTCTTCATGACGATTCCGAGAGAGCTGGAGGAGGCTGCCAAGCTCGACGGTTGCCATTATATCGGCATCTACTGGCGCGTGATTATCCCGCTAGCGAAGCCAGGGCTCGTAGCGCTGGCGATCTTCACCATATTATGGTCTTGGAATGATCTCTTGTGGCCGATTATCGTAAATACTTCGATGGATAAAATGCCGCTCTCTGCGGGTCTTGCTTATTTGCAAGGGGAGCATTTCACGAACTTCCCTGTCCTGATGGCGGGTTCCATTCTAGCGGTATGGCCGATGATTCTGATGTTCTTATTCTTCCAACGGTATTTCATTGAAGGGATTGCCTTGACGGGTACGAAGCAATAA
- a CDS encoding histidine phosphatase family protein, with protein sequence MNRIGFIRHGVTPWNQEGRFQGHSDTPLAPEGILQAELLAARLRDESELESWDLIYSSDLSRAAMTARIVADAIGLTEIHYDERLREVSGGLLDGTTENERVMKWGEDWYDDSETLGLEGEEESARRGLQCIEELVSKYPGRRILLVSHGTFLSYVLNQLLPKDLSRPHLNNTSLTTLVGVTGAWECEMYNCTKHLVNI encoded by the coding sequence ATGAACAGAATAGGATTCATTCGACATGGGGTGACGCCATGGAATCAGGAAGGACGGTTTCAAGGCCATTCAGACACGCCGCTGGCTCCTGAAGGGATTCTACAAGCGGAGTTGCTCGCCGCTCGATTAAGAGATGAATCAGAACTTGAATCGTGGGATCTCATCTACTCCAGTGATTTATCACGCGCTGCGATGACCGCGCGGATCGTGGCTGACGCCATCGGGCTTACGGAAATTCATTACGACGAACGACTTCGCGAAGTATCTGGTGGTTTGCTCGATGGAACGACGGAGAACGAGCGCGTAATGAAATGGGGCGAGGATTGGTATGATGATAGCGAAACGCTGGGCTTAGAGGGCGAAGAGGAGAGCGCTCGGCGCGGACTTCAATGCATAGAGGAGTTGGTAAGCAAGTATCCTGGCAGGCGCATATTGCTCGTAAGTCATGGTACCTTTCTCAGTTATGTCCTGAATCAGTTGTTGCCGAAGGACCTGAGCCGGCCACACTTAAACAACACCTCTCTAACCACCCTGGTGGGAGTTACAGGGGCATGGGAGTGTGAAATGTATAATTGTACGAAGCATTTAGTGAACATCTAA
- a CDS encoding HAD family hydrolase, with amino-acid sequence MRKFLFWDFDGTLGGRMDGLKGKAWSASMWEALVEHKLQHHVNRDDILPRLGNGFPWQEPEKPHLHLNTPELWWAHIESIYKQIYQDLGFTKDVAGRLSATARNRYVDLPMWELYPDTLPVLRSLAEQGWMHMIVSNHVPELRTIVAHLGLQSLITEIVNSAEVGYEKPNPEIFHIAMRVAGTPDRVWMIGDNIEADVLGARNAGIPSILVREKDPRAELQFDDFYGIEKFLAAHQVERSCE; translated from the coding sequence ATGAGAAAGTTTTTGTTCTGGGACTTCGACGGCACACTAGGGGGTCGAATGGACGGTCTGAAGGGCAAGGCATGGAGTGCGTCCATGTGGGAAGCGCTTGTTGAACATAAATTACAACATCATGTGAATCGTGATGATATTCTACCGCGATTAGGAAATGGATTTCCTTGGCAAGAGCCAGAGAAACCGCATCTTCATTTGAATACCCCAGAGCTCTGGTGGGCGCATATTGAATCAATTTACAAGCAAATTTATCAAGACCTTGGATTTACGAAAGATGTTGCAGGTCGCTTATCGGCAACAGCGCGCAACAGATATGTCGATCTCCCGATGTGGGAATTGTATCCCGATACGCTGCCGGTGTTGAGATCATTGGCTGAGCAAGGATGGATGCACATGATCGTATCCAATCATGTCCCTGAATTGCGTACGATCGTGGCACATTTAGGACTCCAATCCTTGATCACAGAAATAGTAAACTCGGCAGAGGTGGGCTATGAGAAACCAAATCCGGAAATTTTCCATATCGCCATGCGGGTAGCAGGAACGCCGGATAGGGTCTGGATGATTGGGGATAACATTGAAGCGGACGTACTCGGTGCGCGCAATGCCGGGATTCCATCCATTCTCGTGCGTGAGAAGGATCCGCGGGCAGAGCTTCAGTTCGATGATTTCTATGGGATCGAGAAGTTCTTGGCTGCGCACCAGGTTGAGAGAAGCTGTGAATGA
- a CDS encoding ADP-ribosylglycohydrolase family protein produces the protein MTKWIGLREIVREEITQRREEGCEVIGFTERLDAAGTNESQLMDVYHALMALEPSKDFTYVEPSGLEEIRAERPIGPRLMGNNWDDSTWQDKFYGAWLGRAAGCALGKPLEAASFMNGSGDRPGWHNIKLWFEGAGQWPIRHYTPSKSTAEAQYNIEIAHWSSLASCGDNIRYMETDDDIRYTVLGLLMLEERGLDFNSWDVGKMWHRHLSFGQVFTAEAQSYLNFARVTSHISGEQPEDWEQHVHWGRSYLNPFREWIGAQIRVDGYAYGGAGHPQLAAELAWRDASFSHVKNGIYGAMFCAAMIAAAFVESDVRRIIEIGLSEIPKNCRLAEDIQLAVRIAEETNDQVELVSKIWESFKHYHPVHTNNNAALCAAALIHSGGDFEKGITTAVLGGWDTDCNGATVGSILGASLGATALPSSWIDPLNDTLYAEVSGFHPISISECARRSYNVFRKIQN, from the coding sequence ATGACAAAATGGATTGGACTTAGAGAAATTGTACGCGAGGAAATCACGCAACGCCGAGAGGAAGGTTGCGAAGTCATAGGATTCACAGAGCGTCTCGACGCTGCCGGGACGAATGAATCGCAGCTGATGGACGTATATCACGCTCTCATGGCGCTTGAACCAAGCAAGGACTTTACATATGTAGAGCCATCAGGGCTAGAAGAAATTCGCGCCGAACGACCGATTGGTCCGCGCTTGATGGGCAACAATTGGGATGACAGTACATGGCAAGACAAGTTTTATGGTGCTTGGCTTGGACGTGCAGCCGGTTGTGCGCTTGGCAAGCCGCTGGAGGCCGCTTCTTTCATGAACGGTTCTGGTGACAGACCAGGTTGGCACAATATTAAGCTGTGGTTCGAAGGTGCCGGACAATGGCCGATTCGTCACTATACGCCGAGTAAATCGACGGCGGAGGCGCAGTATAACATCGAGATCGCTCACTGGAGCAGTCTGGCAAGTTGTGGCGACAACATTCGTTATATGGAAACGGATGATGATATTCGTTATACCGTATTAGGACTGCTCATGCTAGAAGAACGCGGTCTAGATTTTAATTCATGGGATGTCGGCAAGATGTGGCATCGTCATCTGTCATTCGGACAAGTATTCACGGCAGAAGCACAGTCATACTTGAATTTTGCACGCGTGACTTCGCATATCAGCGGAGAACAGCCGGAGGATTGGGAACAGCATGTTCATTGGGGACGTTCCTATTTGAACCCCTTCCGTGAATGGATCGGTGCCCAAATCCGCGTGGATGGGTATGCCTATGGTGGGGCAGGTCATCCTCAGCTTGCAGCTGAACTCGCATGGCGTGACGCCTCCTTCTCCCACGTGAAGAATGGCATTTATGGCGCGATGTTCTGTGCAGCGATGATTGCTGCTGCATTCGTAGAGAGCGATGTGAGACGAATCATTGAGATCGGATTAAGTGAAATTCCGAAGAATTGCCGTCTGGCCGAAGACATTCAGCTCGCGGTAAGGATTGCCGAGGAAACGAATGATCAGGTCGAGCTTGTAAGTAAAATATGGGAGTCGTTTAAACACTACCACCCTGTTCATACGAATAATAATGCTGCATTATGCGCAGCTGCACTCATTCACTCCGGCGGCGATTTCGAAAAAGGCATCACGACGGCCGTGCTTGGCGGTTGGGATACGGATTGCAACGGTGCTACGGTTGGTTCCATTCTTGGAGCATCGCTTGGAGCGACAGCGCTACCTAGTTCATGGATCGATCCGCTTAACGATACCTTGTATGCAGAAGTCAGCGGCTTCCACCCCATTTCCATTTCAGAATGCGCACGCAGAAGCTACAATGTTTTCCGTAAAATACAGAATTAG
- the bluB gene encoding 5,6-dimethylbenzimidazole synthase — MEHLTEEEKQGVYKAIFKRRDIRSFLPDPLPSAALERILESAHHAPSVGFMQPWNFIMIEQQKTKDELAYIVDKERRALAIHYEDTDRDLKFLALKIAGIQEAPLTICVTCDPSRAGDHVLGRNSIPETDMMSVSCAIQNMWLAAYAEGIAMGWVSFYKKSDVRRILGIPPHIDPVALLSLGYTESYPDRPLLEIHDWERRRAMNDLIYQDQWGTPRSV, encoded by the coding sequence ATGGAACACTTAACTGAAGAAGAGAAGCAAGGCGTCTACAAAGCCATCTTCAAACGAAGGGATATCCGATCATTTCTACCCGATCCCCTCCCTTCCGCAGCCCTTGAACGCATTCTAGAGAGTGCACATCATGCCCCTTCCGTTGGCTTCATGCAACCTTGGAATTTTATTATGATCGAGCAGCAGAAGACAAAGGATGAACTCGCTTATATCGTTGATAAAGAGAGACGAGCGCTTGCCATCCATTATGAAGATACAGACCGGGACCTCAAATTTCTTGCCCTCAAAATAGCAGGTATTCAAGAAGCACCGCTGACGATATGCGTGACCTGTGATCCATCCCGTGCGGGTGACCATGTTCTGGGACGTAATTCCATCCCCGAGACTGACATGATGTCTGTAAGCTGTGCGATTCAGAATATGTGGCTTGCCGCGTACGCGGAAGGAATCGCGATGGGCTGGGTTAGCTTCTATAAGAAGTCGGACGTCCGCCGCATACTAGGCATTCCGCCCCATATCGACCCTGTAGCATTGTTATCTTTGGGATACACAGAATCGTATCCGGATCGACCGCTGCTCGAGATTCACGATTGGGAGCGTCGACGCGCGATGAACGATTTGATCTATCAAGATCAATGGGGAACGCCAAGATCAGTTTAA
- a CDS encoding DUF2164 domain-containing protein, translating to MSIPMKMPREQKEMIISKVQMFFEEERSETIGNIAAESIVDFMIKELAPYLYNRGVEDCRKLLMQKMSQMEDEFYALEQPIR from the coding sequence ATGTCTATCCCAATGAAAATGCCTAGAGAACAAAAAGAGATGATCATAAGTAAGGTCCAGATGTTTTTTGAGGAGGAGCGTTCAGAGACCATAGGTAATATTGCTGCAGAATCGATCGTTGATTTCATGATCAAGGAACTGGCTCCCTATCTTTATAACAGAGGTGTTGAAGATTGCAGAAAGCTGCTGATGCAGAAGATGTCGCAGATGGAAGACGAATTCTATGCGCTTGAGCAGCCAATCCGTTAG
- a CDS encoding RbsD/FucU family protein, which translates to MLKGISSIISPELLKILMEMGHGDTIVLADGNFPSASHATRLVRADGHGIPELLDAILQLMPLDAYVEHPVGLMDLVPGDNVETPIWEEYRTIVQHHEGKEVSFEMIERFAFYEEAKKSYAVVATGERALYANIILKKGVIASS; encoded by the coding sequence ATGTTGAAAGGGATTTCATCAATTATTTCGCCGGAATTACTGAAAATATTAATGGAAATGGGGCATGGGGATACGATTGTGCTCGCAGACGGGAATTTCCCATCCGCTAGTCATGCGACGCGTCTTGTACGTGCCGATGGACATGGCATACCTGAATTGTTAGATGCGATTCTCCAGCTTATGCCACTAGATGCCTATGTGGAACATCCTGTTGGACTCATGGATCTCGTGCCAGGCGACAATGTGGAGACGCCGATCTGGGAGGAATATCGTACCATTGTTCAGCATCACGAAGGGAAAGAGGTATCATTCGAGATGATCGAACGATTTGCATTCTATGAAGAAGCAAAGAAAAGCTATGCCGTCGTGGCAACAGGCGAGCGAGCACTCTATGCGAATATCATCTTGAAGAAAGGGGTCATTGCATCCTCATGA
- a CDS encoding amidohydrolase family protein, protein MTSIRIDAHQHYWSIERDDYGWLTPANTTLYRDYLPVDLEAHLAKHEMNGSIVVQAAQSIAETDYMLGLASEHSSILGVVGWLDLHAPDYIQQLERFRAHPKFVGIRIMIQEMKDSDEVLESSMLQAITDLADSGVPVDLLCTSNQLHSVVELLKRVPHLHAVIDHIAKPQIAAQSFEPWRSQMAEIAANPGVYCKLSGMVTEADHQHWSTEQITPYIQHAIELFGYDRIMFGSDWPVCLLAASYDEVVGVLEQAIDSQLTSEDREKLFGRNAAAFYRLNL, encoded by the coding sequence ATGACATCTATTCGAATTGACGCGCATCAACATTATTGGTCGATCGAACGTGACGATTATGGTTGGTTAACGCCAGCGAATACGACGTTGTACCGTGATTATTTGCCGGTTGATCTTGAAGCGCACCTTGCGAAGCATGAGATGAACGGTTCGATTGTCGTTCAAGCGGCACAGAGTATTGCGGAGACAGACTATATGCTAGGATTAGCAAGCGAACATTCGAGTATACTTGGGGTTGTTGGTTGGCTCGATCTGCATGCACCAGATTATATACAGCAATTAGAACGATTTCGTGCCCATCCCAAGTTCGTAGGGATTCGGATCATGATTCAAGAGATGAAGGATAGCGATGAAGTGCTGGAATCCAGCATGCTGCAGGCGATAACTGACCTTGCAGATTCAGGCGTACCTGTTGATCTCTTATGCACGTCGAATCAGTTGCATTCGGTCGTGGAGCTGCTCAAGCGCGTTCCTCATTTGCATGCGGTGATTGACCATATCGCTAAACCACAGATTGCAGCGCAATCATTCGAGCCATGGCGCTCACAGATGGCAGAGATTGCTGCGAATCCAGGGGTTTATTGCAAGTTGTCGGGAATGGTGACAGAAGCAGATCATCAGCATTGGAGCACGGAACAGATCACACCTTATATCCAACATGCAATCGAGTTATTTGGATATGACCGTATCATGTTCGGAAGTGACTGGCCTGTATGTCTGCTTGCTGCAAGCTATGATGAAGTCGTAGGTGTACTGGAGCAGGCTATTGATTCACAATTAACGTCTGAAGATCGTGAGAAGTTATTTGGACGCAATGCGGCTGCTTTTTATCGGTTGAACTTATAG
- a CDS encoding DMT family transporter, with translation MAWILLILAGLCETLGVVMINIVNRDKNWKSVLYLILAFGASFAFLTIAMRSIPMGTAYAIWTGIGASGGALIGMFLFHESKDWRRIVCILIILGSVVGLKAIS, from the coding sequence ATGGCATGGATCTTACTCATCTTGGCTGGTCTGTGTGAGACACTTGGCGTTGTGATGATTAACATCGTGAACCGCGATAAGAATTGGAAATCCGTGCTGTACCTTATCCTTGCCTTCGGGGCTAGCTTCGCCTTCTTAACCATTGCCATGCGGTCGATTCCGATGGGTACCGCCTACGCGATCTGGACAGGGATCGGTGCATCGGGCGGGGCGTTGATCGGGATGTTCCTGTTCCACGAGTCCAAAGATTGGAGACGTATTGTCTGTATTCTCATCATCCTTGGTTCCGTCGTCGGACTGAAGGCCATCTCATAA
- a CDS encoding DMT family transporter has protein sequence MNHWLKVVCGAVFEVMWVIGLKHAATPLAWIGTIIAIYISFHVIIVASRSLPVGTVYAVFVGLGTAGTVASEMIFFGEPFNLAKVLLVILLLLGVVGLKLVTGKHETPEGSES, from the coding sequence ATGAATCATTGGCTAAAAGTCGTCTGCGGCGCCGTATTCGAAGTCATGTGGGTCATCGGGCTCAAACACGCGGCAACGCCTCTAGCTTGGATTGGTACCATCATTGCCATCTATATCAGCTTTCATGTCATCATCGTCGCTTCTCGTAGTCTCCCTGTAGGTACCGTCTATGCGGTTTTCGTCGGGTTAGGGACTGCCGGAACCGTCGCTTCCGAAATGATCTTCTTCGGCGAACCATTTAATCTTGCCAAGGTACTGCTCGTCATCTTATTGCTGCTCGGTGTCGTCGGATTGAAGCTTGTAACCGGTAAACATGAGACACCCGAAGGGAGTGAAAGCTAA